The window ACTCCCGGAACATCGACTACACCGCGCTCCTCGACGGCGCCAGGCTGGACCGCGAACTCGTGCGCGCCATCGCGTACGTCATCCGTGCGGACTCGCCGGCAGAGGAGGACTTCTTCGACGCGCTCCGGGACATCGGCTTCGAGACGAAGATCAAGGAGATCAAGACCTTCGGCGACGGCTCGAAGAAGGCCGACTGGGACGTGGGCATCGTGCTCGACGCCATCACGCTGGCCGAGCACGTCGACGCCATCGTCCTCGCGTCGGGTGACGGCGACTTCTCCCGGCTCTGCTCGCACGTCCGCCACCAGGGGACCCGGGTAGAGGTGATGAGTTTCGGCGAGTCCACCGCCGACGAACTCATCGAGGCCGCGGACTCGTTCGTCGACATGAGCGAGGACGAGGAGAAGTACCTATTGTAGGCAGCTTCGCCACTATACCCCATTTAACACAGTAATTGTACGAATTACACGCCAACTAGACGCTCGCGTCCTCTTCGGACAGCCCCAGCAGCAGCGTGCCGGCGACGACGCCGACCGCGGCGGCAGCCGCCGCAGCCGGCGGGATCGGGCCGTTCTGCAGCCCGTAGCCGACCACGACGACGCTGCTGACCGCCAGCAGGACCACTCCGAGCGCGACCTTCCGCCAGTCCGAGGCCATACGCAGGGGGAGGGGTCTCGGAGACATAAGTCCCGCTTTCGCGGGCGACTGCGTCCGCGGGAGCGCCCATCGCGGGTCGAAAGGCGTTTGCCCGGGGACCCCGCCCGTCGGAGTATGACCGAGGACGCCGACGACCCCGCCCGACGACCCGGCCACGTCGGCACCGACGGCCCCATCACCGACGAGGAACTGGGCCGCCTCCGGCGCGTGGCGGCCTACCAGTTCGGAGCCGGTGCCGAGGACCTGTTCACGGGCGAGGAGGGCGTCCAGCGCACGAGTTCCGGCCGACCCCGACAGGTCGCCACCGCCGACGACCACCGGCGACTCGTCTCCTTCGGCACGGACGGCCGGTTCACGCTGGGCGTGGCGGGCGGGCGCCGCCTGCAGGCGCTCAACGCGCCCGCGAACCGCGTGGCGGTGAACGCCGAGTCCGTCCCGTTCGTGAGCGAGGGGAAGAACGCCTTCGCGAAGTTCGTCGTCGGCGTCGGGCCCGACGTCCGGCCGGGCGACGAGGTGCTGGTGGTCCACGGCGGGCCGTTGGTCGGCCAGGGCGTCGACCTCGACGCCGCGGACGCACCCGCCGCGGCCGGCGCCGACGCCGACGAACGGCTGCTCGCCGTCGGCCGCGCGGAACTGCCGGCCACGGGGATGGCCGACTTCGAGACGGGGATGGCGGTGAAGGTCCGGGACGGTACGGAGTCGTAGGCGGGCGCTCGCGGCATCGTAACTCGGAACCCATTTACCCGCGCCAGCCTCACGCCGGAACATGTCCACCTCCGACCCCGGCGTCCCGGAGAACACCGAAATCAGCACGGCGTGGGTAGTCATCTTCCTGCTGCTCGTGCTCGGCCTCGGTGCCGCCGCCATCCTCTTCACCGGCGGCACGCTCCTGGCGGGCGGCCAGCTCGTCGTCCCCGGTGCGTTCTGAGCGGCGCCCCGCTTCTCGTCACGCCCGACCCGAGTCGTCACCCGCGGAGCGCCTCGACCGGCCGCTCGCGGGCCGCGCGCCACGCCGGGTACGCCCCGGCGACGAGACTCGTCACGATGCCGAATCCCACGGCCGCGACCAGGTACCCGGCCGACTCGGCGGTGAAGGCCAGCGGGTCCCCGAGGAAGACGGCGTTCGCGGCCAGCACAACCAGCAGCGAGAGGCCGAGTCCGAGAACGGCGCCGATGCCACCCAGCATCGCCGCCTCCACCAGCAGGATGCGGACGACATCGCGCTGCGTGTAGCCGACCGCCCGGAGGACGCCGATCTCCTCGCGCCGCTTGAGCACCGCCATCAGCATCGTGTTCATGATGGCGACGCCCGCGACCAGCAGCGAGAGCGACCCCAGTCCGGCGAGGAAGACGTTGATGCCGTCGATGATGGTCCTGAGCAGGCGGAGTAGCGAGGTGAGTTCGAACACGAGCAGTAGCTCCTTCCGGTCGTTGAACCGTTCCCGAAGCGCCGTCGCGGCGGCCTCGGCCTCGTCGGCCGACCCGGTTGTGACCCGGACCTGGCTGTACCGACGGTTCTCGGCCTGCTCGATGGGGAGATACACGCCGGTCGAGCCGAAGCCCTGGGTCTCGGTCAGCACGGCGCTGACGCGGTAGGTCCGTTCCCGCTCGACAGTCGTCCCACCGGTCCGCTCCTGGCTGACGAGCGTGATGCGGTCGTCCGGCGAGAGGCCGCGCTCGGCCGCGAATCCGGCGGAGACGACCGCACTCCGGCGCCAGTTCTCCGGGATGGCTCCCCGCTCGACGGTGTACAGCGGTCGCACGTCCTCGATGAAGGTGACCGACACCGACTCCCGGCGGCCGGCCCGGCCGACCACCTCCCGCGAGGCGCTCTGCGTGGCGACCACCCCGGCCGGCCCGACCGTCTCCTCGATGGCGAGCAGGTCCTCGCGGTCAAAGTAGCGCTCGGGCTTGTCGAAGCCGGGCGCGACGAAGACGTTGGTAGCACCCTGCTCCTGGATGGAGTTGAGCTGGCTCTGCTTGAACGCCGCCCCGCCCGCGCCGATGGTGCCGATGGCGACCACGCCGATGAGGATAGCCGCGGCGGCCAGTGCCGACCGTGCCTTCGCTCGCGAGACGTTCCGCCGGGCGATGACGACCGACGGGAACCGCCCGGTCAGGCGGTAGAGCCAGCTCACGCGAACACACCCCCTGGAGTAGCCGGGTGGGCGCCCTCGGCCATCACCCGAGCACCTCCACGGGCGGCCGGTTGGCCGCCTTCCACGCGGGGTAGATACCCGCGACGAGCGCGGTGACGATGCCGAAGCCGACCCCGAGGCCGACGTACCGCAGGCCGGCGTCGGTGAACGCCAGCGGGTCGCCGACGAGCAACTGGTTGACCACCGCACCGATACCGAGCGCGACGGGGGCGCCGATGGCGGCCCCGACGAGGCCGAGGATTGTCGCCTCGGCGACGAGCAGGCTGACGACGGCGCGCTTCGGGTAGCCCACCGCCCGGAAGACGCCGATCTCTCCCTCGCGCTCGATGGCCGACATCAGCATCGTGTTGGCGATGGTGACCGCCGCGACGAGCAGCGAGATAGCGCCGATGCCGATGAGGAACTGGTTGACGGTGGCGAAGAACTGCTCGAACTGCTGGCGCTGGTCCTGAACGGTACTGACATCCACCGTCCGGCGACGGTCGTTGAACTCGGCCTCGATGCCGGCGGCCGCGGCGTCGATCGACCGGACCTGGGGGTCGACCCGGACGATGGCGCGCCCGTACTCGGCGTCGTCGAACTGCGCCAGCGGGACGAACACCGCCTGGTCTGCGCTCAGTGGGTCGGCGAACCCCTGTGGCTCGAGGACGGCCGCGACCCGGAACGAGCGCTCGAACTCGCCGTTCACGAGGACCGTCATCCGGTCGCCCGGCTGGATATCGTTGTCGGCGGCGACCCGACTCCCGACGATGACACTCCGGCGCCAGTTGGCCGGAATCTCGCCGGCCTGTGCGTCGTAGAACGCTCCCGGGTTCCCAAGCCCCCGCACCTGGACCGTCAGTAGCGGGTCCCCCGAGGGGGACCGGACGAACGACCCCGCCGGCTCCACGACGGGGAGGACGGTCGCACCACCGCTGGCGCGCCGCATCCGCCCGATCTCCGCGTCGGTGAACGTCGTGTCCGGGTCACCCCCCGCCTCGGGGTAGAACACCGGGTCGACGGTCGCGGTCCCGCCGAACCCCTCGTAGGCCTCCAGCTGGTCCTGCTTGAACGCCTCGCCGCCGGTGCCGATGGCCCCGATGGCGACCACCCCGATGACGATGGCGACCACGGCCAGTACCGTCCGTGCCGTGGCCCGCGAGAGGTTCCGCCGGGCCAGCACCAGCGTCGGGAACTGGACGGCGAGCCGGCGGCGCGGCTTCACGCCCCACCACCCGGGTCGGTCGCCATGGGCTCGTCGTCGCGGACCTCGCCGTCGACGAGGTTCACCACCCGGTCGGCCGCCGCCGCGACGTAGTCGTCGTGGGTCACGGTGACGACGGCGACGTCCTCCTCGGCCCGGAGCTCGTCGAACAGGTCGAGGATGCTGTCACCGGTCTCCCGGTCGAGGTTGCCGGTGGGTTCGTCGGCCAGCAGGATGGCAGGGTCGTTGATGAGCGCGCGGGCGACGGCGACGCGCTGTTTCTGCCCACCTGACAGCTCGTCGGGGTAGTGGTCCAGCCGCTCGCCCAGCCCGACCCGCTCCAGCAGCGTCCGCGCACGCTCGCGGGTCCGCTTCGGGGTCCGGTCGAGCATCCGCGGCATCTCCACGTTCTCCAGCGCGGTCAGCGTCGGGATGAGGTAGAACTGCTGGAAGACGAAGCCGATGGCCCGTTTGCGCTCCCTCGTGGCACGCCGATCAGAGAACGTCGCCACGTCCTCACCGCGGAGTCGGACGATGCCGCTGGTCGGCACGTCGAGCAGCCCGAGCAGGTTCAGCAGCGTGGACTTCCCGCTCCCGGAGGGGCCGACGACCGCGACGAAGTCGGCCGGAGCGATGCCGAAGTCGATACCCTTCAGCGCCCGGACGACGGTGTCACCGGTCTCGTACTCCTTGACGACATCCTCGCCCCGGATGATGGCGTTCTCGGGGATGTACGAGCCCGACCGTGGGTCCGAGCGTGGGTCGACAGAGCGGCCGTCGCCGGCGTCGCGTCCCACGGCGGTCACCCCCGCCGCCGGCGGTAGACGGCCACGGCGCCTCCCACGACCACGAGGACGGCGACGATGGGGACCAGCGGGAGCCCTCCGCCACCGCCGCCGCGGCTCGGCGCGGGAGCGGCCTGCTGGACGGGCACGTCGGTGGTGAACGACCGCTCGACGCCGTCGACGACGTAGCTCACCCGGACCGGGGCCGCCGAGACGTTGCCGTCGACCGCCGTCGAGAGGCTGAACGAGGCGAAGTCGCTGGCGTCGACGCCGCCCACGAAGTAGTCGGCGGCGGCGACCCGCTCGCCATCGACCGAGACGACGACCGCCTCCACGTCGCTGGACCCGACGTTGCTGGCGGTCGCCGATATCTCAAGGCCGCCACCGGTCTCGACCGCCTCGACACCCGTCAGCGTGATCTCGCCGGGGTTGGCGGGAGCACCGAACGACGCCTCGAACTGGCGGGTGATGCGCCGCCGGATACCGTCATCCGTGTAGACGAGCGTCACGTTCACCGGGTAGCCGCCGCTCTCGGCGACGCTGGCCGGATAACGGAACGTCGCGTTGCTGCCCGCATCCAGCGTCGAGCGGACCCGCTCGGTCACCTCGAACTCGGCCTCGGGCGAGTCGGCCACGACCCGCACCTGCCGGATCTCGTTCTCCAGCCCGTTGGCGACGGTGACGTTCACCGGGCGGGTCGCGCCGGGGACGGCGTCCGCGACGCTCACCTCGACCTGCGGCCGCTCGACCGGTGCGCCACCCCGCCCGAGGTCGACCGTGGTCGTCTCGCGGACGGTGCGGCGCTCACCACCGGGCGTCGTGTACCGCAGCGTCAGCGCGACCGTGCTCCGGGCCTGGTCGGGGAAGGTCGTATCGTAGGTGAACGTCCGCTCGGCACCCGCCCCGAGGTCGGCGGCGAACCGGCGGGAGCTCTCGACGCGGACGTTCGAGCCGTTCGCCACCACCTCGATGTCGCCGAGCGACGCCTGCCGCCCGTTCGCGACGGTGACGGCGACCGGCGTCTCGCCGCCGACGCTCGCGTTCCGGACCGCGACATCGAGGCCGACACCCGTCCCCACGTCGACGGTCGCGCTGTCGCGGAGCGTCCGCGTCTCCCCGGTACTGGTCGTGTACCGGAGCGTCGCGTCGACGGTCCGGTCGCCGGTCTCGGTGAACGTCGCATCGTAGGTGAACGTCCGGTCCGCGCCGGAGGCGAGCATCGCGTCGAGCCGCCGCGGGTCGTCCACCTCGAGGGCCGTGCCGTCGACGGTCACCTCGAGGTCACGGAACGCCGACCGGTCACCGTTCGAGACGTTGACCGCGAGCGGCGCCTCGTCGCCGACCGCCGCCTCGGACCCGACCACGTTCATCCGGAGGCCG of the Haloglomus salinum genome contains:
- a CDS encoding NYN domain-containing protein, which encodes MPPIHDSQRVAVLADSQNLYHTAHSLYSRNIDYTALLDGARLDRELVRAIAYVIRADSPAEEDFFDALRDIGFETKIKEIKTFGDGSKKADWDVGIVLDAITLAEHVDAIVLASGDGDFSRLCSHVRHQGTRVEVMSFGESTADELIEAADSFVDMSEDEEKYLL
- a CDS encoding PUA domain-containing protein, with amino-acid sequence MTEDADDPARRPGHVGTDGPITDEELGRLRRVAAYQFGAGAEDLFTGEEGVQRTSSGRPRQVATADDHRRLVSFGTDGRFTLGVAGGRRLQALNAPANRVAVNAESVPFVSEGKNAFAKFVVGVGPDVRPGDEVLVVHGGPLVGQGVDLDAADAPAAAGADADERLLAVGRAELPATGMADFETGMAVKVRDGTES
- a CDS encoding ABC transporter permease; the protein is MSWLYRLTGRFPSVVIARRNVSRAKARSALAAAAILIGVVAIGTIGAGGAAFKQSQLNSIQEQGATNVFVAPGFDKPERYFDREDLLAIEETVGPAGVVATQSASREVVGRAGRRESVSVTFIEDVRPLYTVERGAIPENWRRSAVVSAGFAAERGLSPDDRITLVSQERTGGTTVERERTYRVSAVLTETQGFGSTGVYLPIEQAENRRYSQVRVTTGSADEAEAAATALRERFNDRKELLLVFELTSLLRLLRTIIDGINVFLAGLGSLSLLVAGVAIMNTMLMAVLKRREEIGVLRAVGYTQRDVVRILLVEAAMLGGIGAVLGLGLSLLVVLAANAVFLGDPLAFTAESAGYLVAAVGFGIVTSLVAGAYPAWRAARERPVEALRG
- a CDS encoding ABC transporter permease — protein: MKPRRRLAVQFPTLVLARRNLSRATARTVLAVVAIVIGVVAIGAIGTGGEAFKQDQLEAYEGFGGTATVDPVFYPEAGGDPDTTFTDAEIGRMRRASGGATVLPVVEPAGSFVRSPSGDPLLTVQVRGLGNPGAFYDAQAGEIPANWRRSVIVGSRVAADNDIQPGDRMTVLVNGEFERSFRVAAVLEPQGFADPLSADQAVFVPLAQFDDAEYGRAIVRVDPQVRSIDAAAAGIEAEFNDRRRTVDVSTVQDQRQQFEQFFATVNQFLIGIGAISLLVAAVTIANTMLMSAIEREGEIGVFRAVGYPKRAVVSLLVAEATILGLVGAAIGAPVALGIGAVVNQLLVGDPLAFTDAGLRYVGLGVGFGIVTALVAGIYPAWKAANRPPVEVLG
- a CDS encoding ABC transporter ATP-binding protein codes for the protein MPENAIIRGEDVVKEYETGDTVVRALKGIDFGIAPADFVAVVGPSGSGKSTLLNLLGLLDVPTSGIVRLRGEDVATFSDRRATRERKRAIGFVFQQFYLIPTLTALENVEMPRMLDRTPKRTRERARTLLERVGLGERLDHYPDELSGGQKQRVAVARALINDPAILLADEPTGNLDRETGDSILDLFDELRAEEDVAVVTVTHDDYVAAAADRVVNLVDGEVRDDEPMATDPGGGA